AGTCCCGTTCTCAACGGTGAGCCAACCATCCACCtccaaggcccaaccccaacagtatgtgctggttcaaccagcccaaccccttGCTGCACCTACGTATGTCTCCTCGCCGgcatacaaccctacctatgagggccgtggggttttTCACggtcttaataggagcgcaagggggtagaggtcgagccccTTCAGAGGCAGGGCTGAGCCTGTCTTCCGGAGGAAAAGTGGCCACGGGGTAGAGGAAGCAAATCTGCTTCCTCTCACTGAGACCAGTTAGGTGGGTGAacacctttactggttcagagaccagtggccCTTCAGTCCCTGGACACACAGTAtcgtgtccaaaggtctgggttggaactGGATCAGGGGTCCCCCTCCCATGACCAGATTTTACCATCCTTCCTCCAAAAGCCCTACAGGTCTTGGTGACGAAACTACTCAATAAATgagctataaagaaagtgaggcacctcaagtttcaaggcaggcttttcactgtccccaagaaagtTTCCGGCCAGCAAATAGTGATTCTAGATGACCGAGTTCTTGGGGTCGTTCGGCTTTCAAATTGAACAaggaaaagtcccgcctgactctggagtctcggtttcagtggctgggtatcaagtgggacctaacctcgtacaggttatctcttccgccggccaagcggaAGGAAATCTAATTCTACCAGAAAGTCTCTGAAAGTAACCTTCCGCAGGACTTAAGAGAGGTTTCTCGGCACTCttaagtttgcttcagtgacagacctgctcttaaaagcgagcTTAAAGACATCAGTTTCAGAGACAGAGTCCCTCATCCCCAAATCCTTGAGAGTAGACCCCGCCCGTGGTCCATCCAGGGTCTCTCGACCTGTTCCACTTCAATTCCCCTTCCGGCTCTGGTAATACACTCAGACGCTTCTTTAAGCGGCTGGGAGGTTATTCACCACAACAAAAAGTCTAAGGgatatggtctacaatgttccaacagtttcatataaacaccttggaagctgtgGCAGTGTTTCTAATTCTCAAGAAACCCGCCCCGCCGCCagtttcacatcaggctggtgttgggcAGCGCAGTGGTGGTTCGTTGCTTCAAAGGGgcagctccaaatcaggtcgcgttaACCAGGTGGTGTTAGCTACCTTCTCCTGGcaaacaagcacggctggcatttgtcagccacccatctATCGGGGCGGAACATAGTGGCGgtctccctgtccaggactactccgctGGACGCGGAGTGGTCTCTGGGCGGGGAATCGTTCAATTgaatttgccgccgggttccaggGCTCCAGGTGGATCTGTTCGCTGCAAAGAACAATTACAAGCTTCCTGATCGTGGCTCCCAACCCGGACCCTCAGACCTTTGCCACAGATCGATGTCCATAGTTTGGAACTGTTGGGAGAAGGtgtacttgtttcccccaataaacttgtTCTTGAGAGTACTGCACAAActgccaaagagcaactggttccctctgctccaggaactcaagttgcggtgttaTCAGATACCCAAATCCAgtctgacccaagtagtacaaacaaaggctgtgtctgctttcttaagaattcagaatgcccggGCTTTATGGACCTTATAATGTTTGCCGCAAAAAATGGAGCAAACActgaccccgtcaacactctgcTTCTAGAATCTGATCTAGAATCTGATATGGGAGATTATACTCTCAGAAAGTATGATGCATAGCAGCAAAGAACTAACATCTttcttgaaggcatctgaagctcaaactgtgGCTACTAACCTAACgatttactttctttagatcattgtttgaaaaatgcCTGCGCCCGGCCACTATTGATGTAGCTAAATCAGCCTTATAGTGGGTacttctgattagcttagcttcagttgccagaatttcaaagctatcggctctcgctagaggtgatgatcatgttgatttctttaatatcccatccggagaagtcctcctttcccctgatcataggttcctagctaaaaatgaagaccctcaggacaggtggtccccctagAAGGTGTCTCTCTCCCTTAGGACCAATCCTTATGTCCATTATATACATTAAAGTCttatctacaaagaactccacagtataagttgggtcctctttttatcaggaaagGGTGGAACTCTTTTCGTTGAGTCCCAAGGTTCACGTGCAGTGGCTACCTTTACtatctattttcataatatgaattttgcttaACTTACCGAGTATATGGGATAGAAATCACCTCTAGCGTTTAAACCACTATttaaatcactcgaagccctgaaattttctgtggtggctgtggggagtgtcatctcctcatcttaattatccttatccttttccctttcccccgcccacctgcctcatttatttctctaccTGCCTTTCTGGATCGACCATGCCtcctgccttgctcctcatactcgATACTGGTATACctgattattgcttgtcttgtgatttggatttgatatgttgtggatttagatttagtcagaggtactgaagcggtttttattttgcttcatgtacctcatatatttttgtctttcaattgtatctcattgcttttaggtttaagtttgtaattactggttattctattgaattataggggccttttattttcccctattgtACTATATGTTAGTGTTTCTaccttgttcctaggttaagtttgCTATTTCATTGTACCCCCTTTTGATGTGAGGTGTATTATGTCACCAGTATTTACCTATAGTTAAgcccaattttcattgttgagatatttttattaaatctatttttccatagcatgtgtgTCTTTCAGTTACCTTTCGtattctgttgtagctttgcagtcttggcatgattctctgacactatttcaccgggtgacacggggccgagctcagaaaagggattttgacaaaggaaaaatctgtttctgaggaggcccgtgtcacccgtgacccctagaatattttgaggtacaggttcGCCCCCTACTGGCTCACgacaagcctggggatggtgctagtctggaatgagttcagatggcgctggagtcgccaaGCGTGGCGGGGCTGGGAGCGTGGGCGCTGCATAGGGATgtgagtgtggctctgtggttgtgattccttcactcacccttggttataccgacgtcttcattagaAGACCTCTCGATCTGGGAGtaataactccagcattcctgaaagctttttctctggtatatttagcaatatttatacctagaaattcgagttagaatggaatttcaccgggtgacacggggcctccctcaggaATAGATTtatcctttgtcaaaatcccttttccattgatatatattttaccgtTACTTATgcctattactgtatataaagatatacggAAAGGAGCTAAATTTCTGACTATTTAGTGTTGTGTTAAAACATCAAATATCCTCCAGATGTAATCCGCAAGCTGGTcaataccaaaatatatattatgagaatGAAGAATTTTGACTTGGTGATCAGGTTCAACTacttaatatcaatattaatactgtacagtaatacagAGTAATTTCTCTGGATAATGTCATTTGGCATAATTGGAATCTCAGTAATGCTAAATTTCTTTCCAGATGATCAATTAATTACAGAGTAAAATATTGCAGCGTAAGTTGGTAAATTTGAATGGTTTACATGGTGTAAGAGAATGATGCATCAGGCCTGATACACTTCTTTAACAGTTTTATATCTTAGGTAAAAACTTATCATATTAAACCATCAAACATACGCATTACATAATACAATATTATGAATCGGCTTTCTCGTATTATGGCTATGACAGAACATAGTGTGTCTGATGTttctctataataaaaaaatacaatggatGTTTGACAACAAAGCTGCCCAAATGAATTCAGGTTTAATTCACGTCCAAAGGTTACAGGACaaatatacatgattatataaatatttcatgcaaAAGACCATAATTAGCATTCACGCAATGCAaacattaagagaaaataaaatctctgaATAAGTATGAATTGGTTACACAAAAGATAAACTACTTGGAAGAAGGCAATAAACAATTTTCTATGGTGAGGGAAAGCAATATTCTAAATACTGTAATGCCAAAACAACAGAAGCAATGTTTTAATTTGGTTATGGTCTGTGGTTACAGGATTACCTAACAATTGGCACTAGAATGCATTTAACATACATTAACTTCCTGGTCacattttctcaaaacaaaataatctaCAACAAAAATCACTTATTTTCATTCAGCATTCTTGAATGAATGCTATTAGAGGAATCAAATAAAAGTAGCTAAGCTCTTGACATCCAGTAATTCACAaaactattgatatatatatatatatatatatatatatatatatatatatatatatatatatatatatatatatatatatatatatattctgttttcacAAAACTTCAAGAAATTTTGCATATCATATACAGACAGGTACTAAAGCGTTTTTATCTGATAATGCGATATGTAATGCCATCAATTTCAACAACATTAGCATTAGGAGGAGGTAGAGTGGTAGATGGAAGTGAATTGGATATAGGAGAGGGAGGATTTATGGCAAAATCTAAAATAGAATGAGGAATTGTAACATTATTTTCCCCAATTACATAAACACTTTCTTGCAAACATTCCGGGGTTTCCTCCTGGTCATTAATCGGCACATCATGAACAGCGCTAACGTGAGCCTGTAATTCACCTGAACTTGTGAAAACAATCTGACATGAAAAACAAGGATAGCTTATTTGAGCATGAGAACTGCAGTTAAACTGCTGAATGTCTGTACCTTGGTCTGAATGAGAAAGCCTAATATGGTCAATCAATTCACTTTGCAAACTAAAACAGGAGTGACATGTCTTACACTGGAAATTAGCAGGATATTTGTGACTCTCACTGCATTGTTCAAAATTATACTGTCTGTTCAAAGTCTTATTCCAAGTACTATGAGTGTACCACGTGTTTACACCAATGTGGACCCTGCTTTTATGCATATGCAATAACTGGATGTTGTTGGTAGTATAATGACACTCTGAACATTTAAGAATGTGTGCAGGAGCACCTGGATTATTGTGAAACTTTATATGATGATGATTAAGCTGCGAGGGATGAAGAAACCTTCTAttataaaacttacattttttgtcatttgtttcgtgaaaacttttcatatgaaattcatAAGAATCCATATCAGGAAATGTTCTACTGCATATCCTACATACAGATTTGTGTTCTCTTTTATGAGCACAAAAAAGACCATTGCAATCAAAAATCATACCACAGATCTGACAGGGTCCTTTAAATTGACTGAGGTGGTActctacatttttttctttgctgtaaatTCTCTGGCAATATGGACAGCGATGACAAAAAGTTTTTGCTAATTCATGGTCACCATGCATTTCAACAATATGTTCTCTAAGGACATAGTTTCTGGCAAATTGTTTCCCACATACatcacacaaatacatatttttgtcattattaccaAAGAGTTCATACTCTGAAGCACTGAGATCTGTTTCATATTCTTCTAAACTTTCATCATCAGTTATAATGCATCCCTCCTTAACTGTATCATCATTGTATTCAGTAAGACTATCAGAATAATTTGCTTCTCTTTGGATGGCAACTGTGGAGTCATTTGCAATACAATCCAAATGAGAGGAATTGGGCGTTTTATTACTAGCAATTCTATTATTTCCTTCTTGAAACAAATTCATTCTAATGGAGGAAACgctgcatttctttctctttcgtgTCTGTCGCTTCTGCTTTATTCTCATATAAATATCTCTTCTCTTTTTAGACATTTCCTGCCaaaatttttcatcttctgagtatGAAAATTCTTTGTCAGAGTCCGTAAGTTGAACATTCCACTTTGAGTTTGGCTctgataaaagaaaggaagaatttaGCCTAAAATAAACCAATAAGATCTACACATACTGATTTCTGAATTTAGGTATTAGTGTTTTTATTGACAATTTATTGACAAACttctgaaaagaataaattttcaaaaattacataGGCCCTAAATgaactggcaaaaaaaaattgcttattgaAGATGTTAcacaattttcattaaatttgagAATATGGTAAGATGCCCAGTtagtattaaaaaattactgtctCATGAATTATTATAGACTTTTGAGActgtgttgcaaaaaaaaaaaaaaaaaaaaaacacacacacacacaatacaggcagtccccggttgttggcaggggttctgttctgacagtgtgacgataagcgaaaattgccaataactgaaaactggcgattttcggttattggcgcctctgttaagtatgtatCGGCGctaataagtggaaatcggctcATATCGatgctgaaaatcactgattttcgtcactagatgAGTGCCAgaaaaccggatcaccgataaccgggCACTGCCTGTGATATAcaaacagaatttaaaatagGTTTATAAGTTTTCAGAAATGAGAGAGTAAGGTGAGTGCATACTAATTTTTCCAAGTGACCCCATTAGTACAGTTGGGGAATTGATCCAATTAGTATACTGTACAgtcttctaaataaaaaatgaacgaatGTATGGGAAAATATGTGCATAATAACTTAAGTAAGGTTAcaataaatctgaaaatacaCACTCCCTGCTTTTTCATGGAAACTCTTACGGATTAGTGAAGTGACAGAGAAAAGCTTGAAATCTTGTGCAAGTTACAGTATTTTACTGTTTCaagtactgtaataataaaacaagGTCTTTAAGCTAGTATGGAAGGTGAATCCATAAATACAgttctgcaagacaaacttagGCTCTTGGAGAACTACGTCATCATTCTTTTCAGAGGATATGCaatatcttctatttcttttgttacataAAATCTTATGCTatcctgaaaaaataatgatttttatgataaaatcaattctGTTTAGACagtacttaccctctatcattagctttatctgcgGCTACTTGGAGTAGGCTTGACAAGTTTTAAAATGAGTGAAATGCTCCCAATAGTTACTCCCCCACCCTTTAGGGGGAGAGGGTGAGACGGTGAGTGTTTTGGTTCATCAGTCGTGTCGTAATCTCTTAACTCTTAAACACTgagcctttatttacaaaaacgtctcccgtatgccggcggcgttcgggagttagcgccaaagcggaaaacaagttttttttcaaaaaatcacagcacacttagtttttacgattaagagttcatttttggctcctttttttgtcattgcctgaagtttagtatgcaaccatcagaaatgaaaaaaaaatatcattatcatatataaatattgaaatatatgacagcgcaaaaaaatttctcatatataattttatacaaatcgcgctgtaagcaaaacggttaaagctaacaattattttttttttctttgtattggacactaaattgcgatgattttggtatataacaaattgtaaaatgatcaaagcaacacagagaaaatattatcacaatatgatgcatgaatccataacgcgaggacgtaaaaaaatgtttttttcaaaaattcaccataaatcgaaatattgtgctagagacttcccgtttgttgaaaaatgaagctaactgattgaatattactagagtgttttagcttacaattgcagttttcggccatttcggtcgagttaaagttgaccgaaggtcgaattttttctatttatcgtaatttacatgaaaatactgtatttcaaaactgataaaagctacaaccatgagttattttctgttgtattctacatgaaattgcgcacattttcatatataaaagtttatgtaacaactaatataaaacggtgcaaacattacgacaacgtgatttgaaagaatttctgagatgttgggcCAAGTTACatgtgcggacgtaaggaaaatgtttttaaaaaatcaccaaaatcgaaatattgtgctagagacttccaatttattgcaaaataaaggtaaatgattgaatattactagaatgtaagagttttagcttacaattgcgtttttcgaccatttttggtcgagttaaagttgaccgaaggttgaaattttagcagttatcgtgatttatgtgaaaatatttcaaaagtgataaagctacaaccatgaattattttctgttgtattctacatgaaattgtgcacattttcatatataaaaatttatgtaacgactaatgtaaaacgatgcaaacattacgacaacgcgtgaaagaatttctgagatgttggccaaGTTACGTGGCATgagcgtaagaaaaagttttttttttttttttttcagaaattcaccataaatcgaaatattgtgctagagacttcccatttgttgcaaaatgaaggtacatgattgaatattactagaatgtaagagttttagcttataattgcgtttttttaccatttggtcgagttaaatttgatcgaaggttgaaattttggcagttatcgtgatttatatgaaaatatttcaaaactgataaaagctacaaccatgacttattttctgttgtattctacatgaaattgcgcacatttccatatataaaactttatgtaacgactaatataaacggtgcaaacattacaacaacgtgaatgaaaagaatttctggcgggacgtaagggaaaagttattttcaaaaaattcatcataaatcgaaatattgtgctagagacttccaatttgttgcaaaatgaaggtaaatgattgaatattactagaatgtaagagttttagcttacaattgcgttttttgaccatttcggtcgagtcaaagttgacgaaggttgaaattttggcagttatctcgagatttatacgaaaatatttcaaactgataagctacaaccatgggttgtattttgttgtatttacatgaaattgtgcacattttcatatataaaactttacgtaacggctaatataaaacagtgcaaaaattacgacaaaatgatgaaagaatttctgaaattttcggcgagttacatacggacataaggaaaaagtttttcaaaaattcaccataaatcgaaatattgtgctagagacttcaatttgttgcaaaatgaaggtaaatgattgaatattactagaatgtaagagatttagcttacaattgcgtttttcgaccatttcggtcgagtcaaagttgaccgaggttgaaattttttgtagtcggcgtcgacgtgcgtccacttggcacccaacagacaattttagtcgacgtatgatacgcccagtaggcgtttaagggttaagagggaaggagggagggatctCAGTGATgggggtaagtacctaaaaattgattttatcataaaaatcgttatttttgaggtgaaacttatcCTACATCATTAGCTTACTCCAaccaaattatcagatattagaaatatcCTTATCGCTGCTAACCTGATGAATATGATCCCATGGCAAGCTCTTGTCAGAGAGGATCTTCATTAGGTGAGGTCCACTACTGCAAGAAGGTGGAATGTGGACCATGAATATAGCTATTGGTTGAGACTGTGCAATGCAGAATGGCAAGTTTGGCCTCTGCGCCTCAGGCCTGCACAGCTGATGGGagctaaaactaaaactaaacataATCCCTAAAGAGTTACCACCTACCTACCTGAGTTGCTGTGGCATCTCAACCCAAAAGAACACCAccaattttttcctgaaaaaggtGGTTCTAGATCAGCTCAGGGTAGCTTTCTCCAATGAGGAGCAATGGCTCTACGACataagtccaatattatttactctAAAGAACTTCATTTGTTCCTTCCTAAGAGTAACAAAGCAATTACATCTAAGCACAATCCTGCAGTCAAAACAAAGCAGAGTATGATATTACCAGTACAAGTCCAATACATAAGGTTCCTCACTTACCCAGGATGGGGCCGATAGTGAAAACCTATACCTGTTAGTAACAAAAAGCGAAGACTTGTAGAAATCTTGTAGAAATCTTCCGTGCCCCTGCAACTATAGGTGCTAAAGTGTTTTGACATTGTGCAGTCCTGCATGGTTTGGTTTGCTTCCAGGATTAAGGATttacccttaaatgccgagcctctatttacaaaagtgtctgctgtatgccggcggcgttcgggagttaaacttgaagcggaaaaaatttttttttcaaaaaatcacagcatgctagtttttaagattaagagttcatttttggctcctttttttgtcattgcctgaagtttagtatgcaaccatcagaaattaaaaaaatatcattatcatatataggctaaatattggaatatatgacagcgcaaaaaaaaaatttcatatataattgtatacaaattgcgctgtgagcaaaacggttaaagctaacgagttatttttttttttcgttgtattggacactaaattgcgatgattttggtatgtaacaaattgtaaaatgatcaaagcaacacaaaaaatattatcacaaaatgatgcatgaattaaataacgccttggattaacaaaaagtttttttaaattcaccataaatcgaaatattgtgccagagacttcccgtttgttgcaaaatgaaggtaattgattgaatattactagaatgtaagtgttttagcttacaattgcagttttcgaccattttggtcaagttaaagttgaccgaaggtcaaattttttctatttatcgtgatttatacgaaaatatttcaaaactgataaaagctataaccatgagttattttttgttgtattctacatgaaattgcacacattttcatgtataacattttatgtaatgcctaatagaaaatggtgcgaaaattacaacaaggtgactaaagaaattctgagattttcagctgagttacgcgaggaggtaaggaaaaagtttttttttcaaaaattcaccataaatcgaaatattgtgctcgagacttcctgtttgttgcaaaatgaaggtaattgattgaatattactagaatgtaagtgttttagcttacaattgcagttttcgaccatttcggtcaagttaaagttgaccaaaggtaaaattttttctatttattgtgatttatatgaaaatctttcaaaactgataaaagctacaaccatgagttattttttgctgtattctacatgaaattgcgcacattttcatgtataaaattttatgtaatgcctaatagaaaatggtgcgaaaattacgacaaggtgactaaagacattctgagattttcagctgagttaccgcgcggaggtaaggaaaaagtttttttcaaaaattcaccataaatcgaaatattgtgctcgagacttccaatttgttgcaaaatgaaggtaaatgattgaatattactagaatgtaagagttttagcttacaattgcatttttcgaccatttcggtcaagtcaaagttgaccgtaggtttaaattttggcagttatcgtgatttatatgaaaatatttcaaaactgataaaaactacaaccatgagttatttttgttgtattctacatgaaattgcgcattttcatatataaaactttatgtaacgcctaatagaaaactgtgcaaaaattacgacagactaaagaatttctgagattgtagagcctgacgccgtctcttctaaaacgcgtgtgtgttcgtgtgttcgtcgtccatcggagtggcaagacgtttggcgtcttcaaaacagaaacatacacacagtttgatacagaagattcgttggaacattatgagtacgtgattagaatgcttgcatggcaatgcaagtagtggtgattgtacatacatcaagacaacaatggtta
This genomic interval from Macrobrachium rosenbergii isolate ZJJX-2024 chromosome 56, ASM4041242v1, whole genome shotgun sequence contains the following:
- the LOC136836272 gene encoding zinc finger protein 37-like isoform X2; amino-acid sequence: MNECDLIKVLKELKVYAQSWNKVTLKDFACQTDFPEPDNNNSVPFFYCCQFSSSGDAETQCDIPLSQGLCKSCAKSLSVENAATQCNLFKKVKDAPNSVPKRIKKYGRTIKHEKDEEFLSLGVPFIPRHSEVTKGKESTITLDLGDQQDICVSIEEEFNTYQTDLKTSFLKNDEVNVHSKQHDSNSKSKETTTYNGLEDCDDHHTLEPMDDDNHEGKNWWCSFGLRCHSNSEPNSKWNVQLTDSDKEFSYSEDEKFWQEMSKKRRDIYMRIKQKRQTRKRKKCSVSSIRMNLFQEGNNRIASNKTPNSSHLDCIANDSTVAIQREANYSDSLTEYNDDTVKEGCIITDDESLEEYETDLSASEYELFGNNDKNMYLCDVCGKQFARNYVLREHIVEMHGDHELAKTFCHRCPYCQRIYSKEKNVEYHLSQFKGPCQICGMIFDCNGLFCAHKREHKSVCRICSRTFPDMDSYEFHMKSFHETNDKKCKFYNRRFLHPSQLNHHHIKFHNNPGAPAHILKCSECHYTTNNIQLLHMHKSRVHIGVNTWYTHSTWNKTLNRQYNFEQCSESHKYPANFQCKTCHSCFSLQSELIDHIRLSHSDQGTDIQQFNCSSHAQISYPCFSCQIVFTSSGELQAHVSAVHDVPINDQEETPECLQESVYVIGENNVTIPHSILDFAINPPSPISNSLPSTTLPPPNANVVEIDGITYRIIR
- the LOC136836272 gene encoding uncharacterized protein isoform X3, whose protein sequence is MNECDLIKVLKELKVYAQSWNKVTLKDFACQTDFPEPDNNNSVPFFYCCQFSSSGDAETQCDIPLSQGLCKSCAKSLSVENAATQCNLFKKVKDAPNSVPKRIKKYGRTIKHEKDEEFLSLGVPFIPRHSEVTKGKESTITLDLGDQQDICVSIEEEFNTYQTDLKTSFLKNDEVNVHSKQHDSNSKSKETTTYNGLEDCDDHHTLEPMDDDNHEEPNSKWNVQLTDSDKEFSYSEDEKFWQEMSKKRRDIYMRIKQKRQTRKRKKCSVSSIRMNLFQEGNNRIASNKTPNSSHLDCIANDSTVAIQREANYSDSLTEYNDDTVKEGCIITDDESLEEYETDLSASEYELFGNNDKNMYLCDVCGKQFARNYVLREHIVEMHGDHELAKTFCHRCPYCQRIYSKEKNVEYHLSQFKGPCQICGMIFDCNGLFCAHKREHKSVCRICSRTFPDMDSYEFHMKSFHETNDKKCKFYNRRFLHPSQLNHHHIKFHNNPGAPAHILKCSECHYTTNNIQLLHMHKSRVHIGVNTWYTHSTWNKTLNRQYNFEQCSESHKYPANFQCKTCHSCFSLQSELIDHIRLSHSDQGTDIQQFNCSSHAQISYPCFSCQIVFTSSGELQAHVSAVHDVPINDQEETPECLQESVYVIGENNVTIPHSILDFAINPPSPISNSLPSTTLPPPNANVVEIDGITYRIIR